A single region of the Chiroxiphia lanceolata isolate bChiLan1 chromosome 22, bChiLan1.pri, whole genome shotgun sequence genome encodes:
- the C22H1orf158 gene encoding LOW QUALITY PROTEIN: uncharacterized protein C1orf158 homolog (The sequence of the model RefSeq protein was modified relative to this genomic sequence to represent the inferred CDS: inserted 1 base in 1 codon; substituted 1 base at 1 genomic stop codon), which yields MINKAHQNLIPAPGRVVLVRQRNMFASQKGGWDWWKIEPKHSATVLFGNWLEKRTSLPLQHFFTHHKEQRSQNLVLEYGNNCSKHGYKXVLPPLQSXSGCRLAWIPQKSDFPILSSFWNY from the exons CCAGGGAGGGTAGTGCTGGTGAGGCAAAGAAATATGTTTGCATCACAAAAAGGTGGATGGGATTGGTGGAAGATTGAACCCAAACACTCTGCTACAGTTCTCTTTGGAAActggctggagaagaggaca AGCCTGCCACTGCAGCATTTCTTCACCCATCACAAGGAACAAAGAAGCCAAAATTTAGTATTGGAGTATGGCAATAACTGCAGTAAACATGGTTACA CTGTGCTGCCTCCCCTCCAGAGCTGAAGTGGATGCAGGTTGGCCTGGATTCCTCAGAAGTCAGATTTCCCCATTCTCAGTAGTTTTTGGAATTATTAA